The following proteins are encoded in a genomic region of Novosphingobium sp. PP1Y:
- a CDS encoding tetratricopeptide repeat-containing sulfotransferase family protein, with protein MTEMRSARVEAARSALSRGDLGATHRFATTLLSENPKDAEAHFLLGVAESSTGRIRSGIRHIDRAVRLDPQGEYCANLAKLFTMVRQDGDAASMLQAAEQALPGDALSRDTMGCVYARLGNHAAALVHFSEAVRLEPGHAGYRYNQATTLNFLGRTEEAEAALEALIALSPEDARAHHLLAGLRRQNPECNHIGRLAEIRGLARKPRDRLLLGYALAKELEDVGQLDEALDTLCCVNAEHRRTLPYAFERDAASFDAIEAAWPLPKPVGEAATDSPIFVVGMPRTGTTLVDRILSSHPAVESAGELQAMPLAVKKAAGTRTPTVLDPDTIAAAAGSDMAEIGRDFLQRANHHRRNPSLRFTDKFPGNFQYLGFIARALPASRIICLRRHPMDTVLSNFRNLFAVTSRYYDYSYDLLDIAAYYMRFDRLMALWREALADRLIEVRYEDLIADQEGETRRILAHCGLDWDERCLSFHTNSAPVSTPSAAQVRQPIYASSVARWKRHGEVLEPVRRIFENAGIAID; from the coding sequence ATGACGGAAATGCGCTCTGCCCGGGTCGAGGCTGCTCGAAGCGCGCTGTCCCGAGGCGATTTGGGCGCAACCCATCGTTTCGCCACGACACTCCTGTCGGAAAATCCCAAGGATGCCGAAGCACACTTCCTTCTGGGGGTCGCGGAATCCAGCACGGGCCGCATCCGATCGGGGATTCGGCACATCGATCGGGCGGTGAGGCTCGATCCGCAAGGCGAATATTGCGCCAACCTTGCCAAGCTCTTCACCATGGTTCGGCAGGATGGCGACGCGGCGTCGATGCTCCAAGCAGCTGAGCAGGCCCTGCCCGGTGACGCGCTCAGCCGCGACACAATGGGCTGTGTCTATGCGCGCCTCGGGAACCACGCCGCTGCGCTCGTCCATTTTTCCGAGGCCGTGCGCCTAGAACCCGGTCATGCCGGATACCGCTACAATCAGGCGACGACCCTCAACTTCCTGGGGCGAACGGAAGAGGCCGAAGCTGCGCTCGAGGCACTGATAGCCTTGTCTCCCGAGGATGCGCGCGCGCACCACCTTCTCGCTGGGCTGCGCAGGCAAAACCCCGAATGCAACCATATCGGCCGGCTTGCCGAGATACGCGGCTTGGCCCGCAAGCCGCGCGACAGACTGCTGCTCGGCTATGCCCTTGCAAAAGAACTGGAGGACGTCGGCCAGCTGGACGAGGCACTCGATACGTTGTGCTGCGTCAATGCCGAACACCGTCGGACTTTGCCTTATGCCTTTGAGCGGGATGCCGCGTCCTTCGATGCGATCGAGGCTGCGTGGCCCCTGCCGAAACCGGTGGGAGAAGCCGCGACAGATTCTCCCATCTTCGTCGTCGGTATGCCGCGCACGGGGACGACGCTGGTCGACCGCATCCTCTCCTCTCATCCCGCTGTTGAAAGCGCGGGCGAACTGCAGGCGATGCCTCTGGCGGTCAAAAAGGCGGCGGGCACCCGAACGCCAACGGTCCTCGATCCCGACACGATAGCAGCTGCAGCAGGCAGCGATATGGCCGAGATCGGCCGAGATTTCCTGCAGCGCGCGAACCATCACCGGCGCAATCCCAGCCTCCGTTTCACCGACAAGTTTCCGGGGAATTTCCAGTACCTGGGGTTCATCGCACGGGCGCTTCCCGCGAGCAGGATCATCTGCCTGCGGCGACATCCGATGGACACAGTGCTCAGCAATTTTCGCAATCTCTTCGCGGTCACTTCGCGTTATTACGATTACAGCTACGACCTGCTCGACATCGCCGCCTACTATATGCGCTTCGACCGGCTCATGGCCCTGTGGCGCGAAGCCCTGGCCGATCGCCTGATCGAAGTGCGCTACGAAGATCTGATCGCCGATCAGGAGGGTGAAACTCGCAGAATCCTGGCGCATTGCGGACTGGACTGGGACGAGCGCTGCCTGTCGTTCCACACAAACAGCGCACCGGTCTCGACCCCGAGCGCGGCGCAGGTGCGCCAGCCCATCTATGCCAGTTCCGTTGCCCGCTGGAAGCGGCATGGAGAGGTTCTCGAACCTGTCCGCCGCATCTTCGAGAACGCCGGAATTGCCATCGACTGA
- a CDS encoding sterol desaturase family protein, whose amino-acid sequence MQASLKDKVFNHIPPAMIAAVLLFWAFGPETLLKNSWTLTVTSPLIVMAVLALEWLHERHAGWRMNKQEFLTDLYYSVLSATVIAWASEKLAEAPLTAAKASLGISTPWVAQMPWLAQVALAIFVLEFGQYWMHRLMHNWTPFWLTHAPHHHITQLNAAKGAVGNPIELFLISLSVLALFDFDQTALFAAFNTMGVISVFAHANVRADPPIWYSFFFTTIRHHSLHHSTDYESTRCNYGNSLILLDRIFGTYREGEGVLVGQDDRRRLSIWEQTLFPFQPLIDKCHSRKKVGAGTAESTENDQNEPRPA is encoded by the coding sequence ATGCAAGCGAGTCTGAAGGACAAGGTTTTCAATCACATTCCTCCGGCGATGATCGCAGCGGTGCTGTTGTTCTGGGCCTTTGGACCGGAAACCCTCCTCAAGAATTCCTGGACTCTGACCGTCACGTCGCCGCTGATTGTCATGGCCGTGCTGGCGCTGGAATGGTTGCATGAACGCCACGCCGGCTGGCGTATGAACAAGCAGGAATTCCTGACCGATCTCTATTACTCCGTGCTCAGCGCAACTGTGATCGCTTGGGCATCGGAAAAACTGGCGGAAGCTCCGCTGACGGCGGCCAAGGCCTCGCTGGGCATCAGCACCCCCTGGGTCGCGCAGATGCCCTGGCTCGCGCAAGTTGCCTTGGCGATCTTCGTTCTTGAATTCGGTCAGTACTGGATGCACCGGTTGATGCATAACTGGACGCCGTTTTGGCTTACCCATGCGCCGCATCACCACATCACCCAGCTCAATGCGGCGAAGGGTGCGGTCGGCAACCCGATCGAACTGTTTCTGATCAGCCTGAGCGTGCTGGCGCTCTTCGACTTCGACCAGACTGCCCTTTTCGCAGCCTTCAACACGATGGGGGTCATCTCGGTCTTCGCCCACGCCAACGTGCGGGCCGATCCGCCGATCTGGTATTCGTTCTTCTTCACCACGATCCGCCATCACAGCCTCCATCATTCGACCGATTACGAGAGCACCCGCTGCAACTACGGCAATTCGCTCATCCTGCTGGATCGCATCTTCGGAACTTACCGCGAGGGCGAGGGCGTGCTGGTGGGACAGGACGACCGCAGGCGCCTGTCGATCTGGGAGCAGACCCTGTTCCCGTTCCAGCCGCTGATCGATAAGTGCCATTCCCGCAAGAAAGTGGGGGCTGGCACTGCTGAGTCGACTGAAAACGACCAGAACGAGCCACGGCCAGCATGA